The Pseudomonas sp. S06B 330 genome contains the following window.
CCTGACTTAGGTGGGAACCCTTTGCAACTCGATGCCATCAATCAGCGCATCAATCAATGCTCGGGCAAACTCCACCGAATGCTGGGTCGACCAGGTATAACTGCGCCCCGGTTCCCGGGTGTATTGCACCACCTGCTCAATGTTGACGCTCGCGCACTTGAGATACAGCGAGGCGTGCACCAATGCATCTTCAGCACTGATACCGGCACAGACGCTGAACAGTGGCGGATGCTCGGGACAACTGGTGACTGGCCGCTCAATGGTTTCGACAAAGGGCAGATCGGGCGGATCAGGAACGGACTTTTTCATCGGGCGACTCCCATGCAGGTGGAGCGACCACCGTTCGCTGCGAAACGAAATGGGTGGCAGCTGTACGCGGGTTCGCAGACCGGGCATAGGAACCGGCGCACCCGAAGGTGCCCCACGCACAGCCGCCATAAACCTGTATCAGGAAAATGGGGCTCTGACATATGCCTCGGACTGCGACATCCGATCGTTGAACTAGCAACGACAGTCGCAGAGTAGGCATGCGCCTGGGCAGGCGCAACAGAGCAGCGGCGCCGGGAGTATGATTCAGAAGCGTCTGACAGAAAACCACTACAACCGGTAGGAGCGGCGGTGCGGCGACCCGACTTGCTCCGCGATACGATGTGCCTGAATGACCGCAATCGCGAAGTATGCCTGTTCCTCCGTCACCCTCCGCACCCAAGTAAGAGTGCCTGCACTCGCAGTCCGCGTTAAAGTCCACCACGTTCAACGACAAAGTCCGAAAGAACAAACCGACAAACTGAACGTTTAATACCAACACCAGCTACAAGCTGAAGTTGTAGGAAGCTTCTGATTACTCAATCACCCGCCACTGCAACATTGAACAGAACCGCACTTGAATGCATCATCATGCAAACACAACCGGATTTAATACATGGAGAAAATCAAAATGGATGAAGAATCATGTGACATTCATGATGTAGCCAAATCCGCCAGTGACTTAATATCATTCAGTTGCACACTCGGAGCCATGCACTTTAATGACGGCATGATCCAGCTCCAGTTCAATTCCCTTGTCGCCTCTTACGCAGATGACATTGTCAGGGCAGTTGAAGACGGTGTAATAAGCGCATGGCAAGGAATACAGGAAATAACACAGGAATACTTCGAACTGTCTGAAAAAGCGTCTTTTTATGCCCAGAATGCGGTAGGCATTCTGGGGGGAGCCTTGCAAATTGAAGCGGGTGCTGCCATGACCGCGACCGTAGCCGGCGCGCCAATCGGCGGCCTGCTAGTCGCACATGGAACCAATAATATTTATGAAGGCGTGGGCAATATATATAATGGCCCCGATGCGCCGGGTGTGATTGGCCCAACAAGGCATGCTTATCGACATGTTTTCAGCGACACTTCTGACGGGGATATGGCGTACTACTCAGCAGACTTGTTTTTATCGGTTCTAGGCATGACAAAAAAAGTACGCCCACCCGAGTCATTTGAATTATTTTTAAAAGATCCAATTAACTACAAAAGATCTTATCAGCAAGCTGGCAAAGTAACCCTAGCTTTCGAGGCACTGATCGATTACTACTCCATAAAATCAATGACGCAAGTAGAACCGCA
Protein-coding sequences here:
- a CDS encoding DUF4225 domain-containing protein, whose amino-acid sequence is MEKIKMDEESCDIHDVAKSASDLISFSCTLGAMHFNDGMIQLQFNSLVASYADDIVRAVEDGVISAWQGIQEITQEYFELSEKASFYAQNAVGILGGALQIEAGAAMTATVAGAPIGGLLVAHGTNNIYEGVGNIYNGPDAPGVIGPTRHAYRHVFSDTSDGDMAYYSADLFLSVLGMTKKVRPPESFELFLKDPINYKRSYQQAGKVTLAFEALIDYYSIKSMTQVEPQK
- a CDS encoding DUF3077 domain-containing protein, coding for MKKSVPDPPDLPFVETIERPVTSCPEHPPLFSVCAGISAEDALVHASLYLKCASVNIEQVVQYTREPGRSYTWSTQHSVEFARALIDALIDGIELQRVPT